The following coding sequences are from one Dermacentor silvarum isolate Dsil-2018 chromosome 4, BIME_Dsil_1.4, whole genome shotgun sequence window:
- the LOC119448907 gene encoding uncharacterized protein K02A2.6-like — MSQDVETYVRRCPTCTKHRPVANEELLQTPLPERPWQVVGTDLFHHEGRNYIVAVDYYSRFFELEELCGTQTKLVQFLSNLFARYGIPDILRSDNGPQYSSLEFLQFMSSWGVRHVTSSPHYAQSNGEAERAVQTAKNIIRKSANVAEGLLAHSATPGPEGYSSAEVLMGRKLKTNVPTLPETLEPKWEYQHQFRRNNAVIREREAKHYNRRHKTRDRPPLKPGTVVQIREGSQQQGTIVGESNAPRSYVV, encoded by the coding sequence ATGAGCCAGGACGTTGAAACGTACGTGAGGAGATGCCCAACCTGCACAAAGCACCGTCCTGTGGCAAATGAAGAGTTGCTTCAGACACCGCTCCCAGAACGCCCGTGGCAAGTGGTCGGCACAGACTTGTTCCACCACGAAGGGAGGAACTACATAGTAGCTGTTGACTACTACTCGAGGTTTTTTGAACTGGAAGAGCTTTGTGGAACACAAACCAAACTTGTGCAGTTCCTTAGTAATTTGTTCGCTCGCTATGGCATTCCGGACATTTTGAGGTCCGACAATGGCCCGCAGTACAGCTCACTCGAGTTCCTGCAATTTATGAGCAGTTGGGGTGTAAGACATGTGACCTCCAGCCCACATTACGCGCAAAGCAATGGCGAAGCTGAGAGAGCTGTCCAGACTGCCAAGAACATCATCCGTAAATCTGCGAATGTTGCGGAAGGCCTTCTTGCCCACAGCGCTACACCTGGACCAGAGGGTTACTCGTCAGCTGAGGTTCTCATGGGCCGCAAGCTCAAAACAAACGTCCCTACTCTGCCTGAAACACTTGAGCCCAAGTGGGAATACCAGCATCAGTTCCGGCGAAACAATGCGGTCATTCGTGAGCGAGAAGCCAAACACTACAACAGGAGGCATAAAACAAGAGACAGGCCACCGCTAAAGCCAGGTACAGTTGTCCAGATCAGAGAAGGGAGCCAACAACAAGGAACCATCGTTGGAGAGTCAAATGCACCGAGATCTTATGTTGTGTAA
- the LOC125945017 gene encoding uncharacterized protein LOC125945017, whose translation MQNVLQFNGCYGCSWCLHPGEFIEGAVLSLLCVRCKVVGCLNSALKTMFYSPGSVKYPVTVTAGDRDAAMRLSDMKMAAALQRTVKGVKAPSPLINVPGFDDVGSFRPRFMHTVLLSVVCQMTDIWFSNVGKAQYIGSAGTLSEIDDRLLSQRPPFYYNRTPRSLKLRRYWKASELEAWLLYYSLPCLKGILPAEFLQHFALLVSSVYILLEPWDSRGCRGQQPKKKKQITQFGVMTQCDYGAGQMTSNVHTLLQFPKSVVLHEPLWAVSCFEFENYMGHLVNLVSSSNGIPFQILSRILLLNNFHRLQSMASHEAKELLCVCQHLDLMVVSGHNSGSAADWCIY comes from the exons ATGCAAAATGTCTTGCAGTTTAATGGGTGCTATGGCTGTTCATGGTGCCTCCACCCTGGAGAGTTCATTGAAGGTGCAGTATTATCTCTCTTATGTGTGCGATGTAAAGTTGTTGGATGTCTGAACAGTGCTCTAAAAACGATGTTTTATTCTCCAGGTAGCGTCAAGTACCCTGTCACAGTGACTGCTGGAGACAGAGATGCAGCTATGAGGTTGTCAGACATGAAAATGGCAGCAGCTCTTCAGCGCACTGTCAAAGGTGTAAAAGCACCTTCGCCTCTCATTAATGTCCCTGGCTTTGACGATGTGGGGAGCTTCCGTCCTCGTTTTATGCACACTGTGTTGCTTAGTGTCGTGTGCCAGATGACAGATATTTGGTTTTCAAATGTGGGCAAAGCGCAGTACATCGGAAGTGCCGGGACTTTATCTGAAATAGACGATCGGCTCCTAAGCCAGAGACCTCCATTTTATTATAACAGAACGCCAAGGTCCCTTAAGCTGAGAAGGTATTGGAAAGCGTCCGAATTGGAGGCTTGGCTTCTTTATTACAGCCTTCCATGCCTGAAAGGTATCTTGCCAGCTGAGTTCCTTCAGCACTTTGCACTTTTGGTGTCTTCCGTCTACATTCTCTTAGAGCCATGGGACAGCAGAGGATGTAGAGGAcagcagccaaaaaaaaaaaaacaaatcacgCAATTTGGGGTAATGACCCAGTGTGACTATGGAGCAGGTCAAATGACGTCTAATGTGCACACATTGCTGCAATTTCCCAAGAGCGTAGTGCTGCATGAGCCACTCTGGGCAGTTTCGTGCTTCGAGTTTGAGAATTACATGGGGCACCTAGTAAACCTAGTGTCATCTTCCAATGGCATCCCATTTCAAATCCTCTCCCGCATCCTCTTGCTGAACAACTTTCATCGGCTTCAGTCCATGGCATCACATGAAGCCAAGGAGTTAT TATGCGTgtgccagcacttagacctcatggttgtttcTGGGCACAATAGTGGAAGTGCAGCCGACTGGTGCatctactga